In one Silene latifolia isolate original U9 population chromosome 10, ASM4854445v1, whole genome shotgun sequence genomic region, the following are encoded:
- the LOC141605156 gene encoding phospholipase D gamma 1-like isoform X2, with the protein MEPYSYRYPPPPISEAYPPPSPQHGPFPFPYPNPNPNQYTPNPYTAPYQYPHQNPYPYQSPPPAYPYPHPYPSQPNYPSQPPRAVSYSGHVPHVGAGAPPAPTFQHSSSLQYDSSHYQYSDSGVYPSPNATPQPQPQPQPPFRSHSLGGGLPSNSVGNVGTSEAIMYPPLEDLVADLRVSNGRPSVPASPSAPSVALVGNSPMRYESSSGADTGLHHGRTSIPASPSAFSGPLLGSSPMAYGSSSGELGNHSYYNRPFSRSPSWDSCFSCADSSSGDGMQLVPSQKGSMKVLLLHGNLDIWVYGAKNLPNMDLFHKTLGDMISKLPGRVTNKIEGHVARKITSDPYVSIALSHAVIGRTYVIPNEENPEWMQHFNFPVAHHAAEVHFLVKDSDVVGSQLIGSVSIPVEQIYLGAKVEGTFPIVNGSGKQCKPGAVLSISIQFSPIRNLSIYHHGVGAGPNYEGVSGTYFPLRKAGRVTLYQDAHVPDGFLPEFNLDRGMKYVHGKCWQDIYDAIRQAKRLVYIIGWSVWHKVRLVRNGGNPESECSLGDLLRSKSAEGVRVLLLVWDDPTSRSILGYRTDGIMATHDEETRRFFKNSSVQVLLCPRVAGKRHSWVKKTEVSTIYTHHQKTVIVDADAGNTRRKIIAFVGGLDLCDGRYDTPDHPILRSLQTTHKDDYHNPCFQGSTAGCPREPWHDLHCKIDGPAAYDVLTNFKDRWLKASKPHGIKKLKMSYDDSLLRIERLPEIIQIDEVSSLTEDDPESWHVQVFRSIDSNSTVGFPSPKEATSRNLICGKNVLIDMSIHTAYVQAIRSAQHYIYIENQYFIGSSYNWDAHRDLGANNLIPMEIALKIAEKIRAHERFAAYIVIPMWPEGVPNGAATQRILYWQNKTMQMMYETIFKALVEVGLEEAYTPQDYLNFFCLGNREGPDGCPGLVGPHQPNSPQALSQKSRRFMIYVHSKGMIVDDEYVILGSANINQRSMEGTRDTEIAMGAYQPHHTWARKSAHPFGQIYGYRMSLWAEHLGLLEDCFTEPETVECVRKVRTVGEMNWKQFAAEDPREMTSHLLKYPVDVDRRGKVRPLPGCENFPDLGGIICGSFRAIQENLTI; encoded by the exons atggagcCATATTCATATAGATACCCTCCACCACCAATTTCTGAGGCATACCCACCTCCATCACCCCAACATGGTCCGTTTCCGTTTCCGTATCCGAATCCGAATCCGAATCAATATACTCCGAATCCATATACTGCCCCATATCAATATCCACATCAAAATCCGTATCCATACCAGTCACCACCACCAGCGTATCCATATCCGCATCCATATCCATCACAACCGAACTATCCGAGTCAACCACCTAGGGCTGTGTCATATTCTGGACATGTACCTCATGTTGGTGCAGGTGCACCACCTGCACCAACTTTTCAGCACAGTAGTAGTTTACAGTATGATTCATCTCATTACCAATACTCGGATTCTGGTGTGTATCCTTCACCAAATGCCActccacaaccacaaccacaaccacaaccgcctTTCCGGAGTCATAGCTTAGGTGGTGGACTGCCCTCTAATAGTGTAGGCAATGTTGGAACGTCGGAGGCTATAATGTACCCTCCATTGGAAGATCTGGTGGCTGATTTGCGAGTATCTAATGGTCGGCCATCTGTCCCTGCCTCGCCTTCTGCGCCTTCTGTGGCATTGGTGGGAAACTCGCCTATGCGATATGAGAGTTCAAGTGGGGCAGATACGGGATTACATCATGGTCGGACATCTATCCCTGCTTCGCCTTCTGCTTTTTCTGGGCCATTGCTGGGAAGCTCGCCTATGGCATATGGGAGTTCGAGTGGGGAATTAGGTAACCACAGCTACTACAATAGACCATTTTCGAGAAGTCCTAGTTGGGATAGTTGTTTTTCTTGTGCGGATTCATCTAGTGGTGATGGTATGCAGCTTGTTCCGTCCCAGAAAGGGTCCATGAAGGTTTTGCTTTTACACGGAAATCTGGATATATGGGTCTATGGAGCAAAGAACCTTCCAAATATGGACTTGTTTCATAAAACACTGGGTGACATGATTAGTAAGCTGCCTGGACGGGTTACGAACAAGATTGAGGGACATGTAGCTCGTAAGATCACAAGTGACCCGTACGTATCTATAGCTTTATCACACGCTGTAATAGGGAGGACCTATGTGATTCCTAATGAAGAAAATCCAGAGTGGATGCAACACTTTAATTTTCCTGTGGCACATCATGCTGCCGAAGTGCACTTCTTAGTAAAGGACAGTGATGTTGTGGGGTCGCAGCTTATTGGAAGTGTATCAATTCCCGTGGAACAAATTTACTTGGGAGCAAAAGTTGAGGGCACATTTCCTATTGTGAATGGTAGTGGAAAGCAGTGTAAGCCTGGGGCTGTCTTGAGTATTTCAATCCAATTTTCACCCATCAGGAACCTAAGCATATACCACCATGGAGTTGGTGCGGGTCCCAATTATGAAGGCGTGTCTGGCACATATTTTCCTCTTAGGAAAGCGGGAAGAGTAACTCTCTATCAAGATGCGCATGTCCCGGATGGTTTCCTTCCTGAGTTTAACCTTGACAGGGGAATGAAATATGTGCATGGAAAATGTTGGCAGGATATTTATGATGCTATACGCCAAGCTAAACGACTGGTATACATTATCGGGTGGTCCGTTTGGCATAAAGTTAGACTTGTACGTAACGGTGGTAACCCTGAATCAGAGTGCAGCCTGGGAGATCTTCTTAGGTCAAAGTCAGCTGAAGGAGTGAGGGTTTTGCTTCTTGTGTGGGACGATCCTACCTCTAGAAGCATTTTGGGCTATAGAACG GATGGGATCATGGCAACCCACGATGAGGAGACCCGAAGATTCTTTAAAAACTCATCTGTTCAAGTGCTACTTTGTCCTCGCGTTGCCGGGAAAAGACATAGCTGGGTCAAGAAAACG GAAGTCTCGACGATATATACACATCACCAAAAGACTGTGATTGTGGACGCTGATGCTGGCAACACCAGGCGAAAAATCATTGCGTTTGTCGGTGGCCTTGACTTGTGTGATGGAAGATATGATACTCCAGACCATCCTATTCTTAGATCTCTGCAAACTACACATAAAGATGATTATCACAATCCCTGTTTCCAA GGCTCTACTGCAGGCTGCCCAAGAGAACCGTGGCATGATCTGCATTGTAAAATAGACGGCCCTGCAGCATACGATGTTCTTACTAACTTCAAGGACCGCTGGTTAAAGGCATCAAAACCGCATGGGATCAAGAAGTTGAAAATGTCGTACGATGATTCTTTATTAAGAATCGAACGCTTGCCTGAAATAATTCAGATAGATGAAGTTTCAAGCCTTACTGAAGATGATCCTGAATCCTGGCATGTGCAG GTTTTCCGGTCGATCGATTCCAATTCTACGGTAGGATTTCCGAGTCCAAAGGAAGCTACCAGCAGG AATTTGATCTGTGGGAAAAATGTGCTGATTGATATGAGCATACATACAGCATACGTCCAGGCTATTCGATCTGCTCAGCACTACATTTATATTGAGAATCAGTATTTCATAGGTTCTTCATACAATTGGGATGCCCACAGAGACTTAG GAGCGAACAATTTGATTCCCATGGAAATTGCTCTCAAGATTGCTGAAAAGATCCGAGCTCATGAGAGATTTGCTGCATATATTGTTATCCCGATGTGGCCAGAGGGTGTCCCTAATGGTGCTGCCACTCAACGGATTCTCTATTGGCAG AACAAAACCATGCAAATGATGTACGAAACCATCTTTAAGGCTCTAGTAGAGGTGGGGCTTGAGGAAGCTTATACACCACAAGATTACTTGAACTTCTTTTGCCTCGGCAACCGTGAAGGTCCAGATGGATGTCCCGGTCTCGTAGGGCCTCACCAGCCAAACAGTCCTCAG GCTTTATCTCAAAAGAGCCGAAGATTCATGATTTATGTCCACTCTAAAGGCATGATAGTGGATGATGAGTATGTGATATTGGGTTCTGCAAACATCAACCAGCGATCAATGGAGGGAACAAGAGACACCGAGATTGCAATGGGAGCCTATCAGCCTCATCATACATGGGCGAGAAAGTCAGCGCATCCATTTGGCCAG ATATATGGATATAGGATGTCCCTTTGGGCAGAGCACCTTGGACTTCTTGAGGACTGCTTCACTGAACCCGAAACAGTGGAGTGTGTAAGGAAAGTAAGAACAGTAGGGGAGATGAATTGGAAACAGTTTGCAGCCGAAGATCCAAGAGAAATGACGAGTCACCTTCTAAAGTACCCGGTTGATGTCGATAGAAGGGGGAAGGTGAGACCCCTTCCTGGTTGTGAAAACTTTCCTGATCTTGGTGGAATTATTTGTGGTTCATTCCGCGCAATCCAAGAGAATCTTACCATCTGA
- the LOC141605157 gene encoding CRS2-associated factor 1, mitochondrial, translated as MFLTLISRQKLNSPFLIRHLATTAANTTKSSTLRSKYSFTPPPSLSPNPNNPNPTNPNPTNKKTKKPRYRPPSSLTPTPTPTTTNRRNNKKSTLPFDFRFSYTESNPNSRPIGLREPRYSPFGPGRVDREWTGFCAPVKPPRVRSVDGDDEDGDVLLAGVGEVEDKKLVKKRKVMRDHVQGKELTEAEMKILVDNCLRAKTKRQINLGRDGLTHNMLNDIQNHWKHAEAVRIKCMGVPTIDMENVCTQLEDKTFGKIILRHGRLLVLYRGRNYKPKRRPVIPLMLWKPSEPIYPKLIKTTIEGLSIEETKEIRKRGLAVPALTKLGRNGYYGNLVSMVRDAFLVEELVRIDCTGLDKSDHKKIGVKLRDLVPCILVTFMKEQIVMWRGKEYQPKEDGVFLTEPVLTEREPFEMSVDNLVWD; from the exons ATGTTTCTCACCCTCATTTCCCGCCAAAAACTCAACTCTCCTTTCCTCATCCGCCACCTCGCCACCACCGCCGCAAACACCACCAAATCCTCAACCCTCCGCTCCAAATACTCCTTCACTCCCCCACCTTCCCTCTCCCCAAACCCTAATAACCCTAACCCTACAAACCCTAACCCTACAAACAAAAAGACCAAAAAGCCCCGCTACCGTCCACCCTCCTCCCTCACCCCCACCCCcacccccaccaccaccaacagaaGAAACAATAAAAAGTCAACCCTTCCCTTTGACTTCCGTTTCAGCTACACAGAATCCAACCCCAATTCTCGACCAATTGGGCTTCGCGAACCCCGGTACTCTCCATTTGGACCGGGTCGGGTTGATCGGGAATGGACCGGGTTCTGCGCCCCGGTTAAGCCTCCTCGGGTTAGGTCGGTTGATGGAGATGACGAGGACGGTGATGTTTTGTTGGCGGGGGTGGGGGAGGTGGAGGATAAGAAGTTAGTGAAGAAGAGGAAGGTGATGAGGGATCATGTTCAAGGGAAGGAGTTGACGGAGGCGGAGATGAAGATACTGGTTGATAATTGTCTTCGAGCCAAGACTAAGCGTCAGATTAATCTGG GGAGAGATGGCCTAACACACAACATGCTTAATGATATACAAAATCACTGGAAGCATGCTGAGGCGGTCAGGATTAAATGTATGGGTGTGCCAACTATTGACATGGAAAATGTTTGCACGCAGCTCGAG GATAAAACATTTGGCAAGATCATCCTCAGACATGGGCGTCTTCTTGTTTTGTATCGAGGCAGGAATTACAAACCCAAGAGGAGGCCTGTGATTCCATTAATGTTGTGGAAACCCAGTGAGCCCATCTATCCAAAGTTAATTAAGACTACGATTGAGGGTCTGAGCATCGAAGAGACAAAGGAAATTAGAAAACGAGGATTGGCTGTACCTGCATTGACTAAACTTG GCAGAAATGGATACTACGGCAATCTGGTATCGATGGTTAGAGATGCTTTCCTCGTGGAGGAGCTAGTTCGGATAGACTGCACAGGTCTCGACAAGAGTGATCATAAGAAAATAGGCGTCAAACTGAGG GATCTTGTACCATGCATCCTTGTTACATTCATGAAGGAACAAATTGTAATGTGGCGAGGAAAGGAGTATCAGCCTAAGGAGGATGGAGTCTTCCTTACAGAACCAGTCCTTACAGAACGAGAGCCTTTTGAGATGTCCGTTGATAATCTAGTTTGGGATTGA